The window aagaccaaatcaaaccaataaaACTCGGATTTTTCAATTTTGGACTTTCTCGGGTTTTCGGGTTTTTCggggtttttcgggtttttccgCTAAATCTTCGTAGCACAAAATatataacttgtgctccaaatatttctttaatcctaataAGATACAACTAtatgaagtatttttttttagaaaataatacaaaatatgAGATGTGTCATGGCATTATCCTAAAATGTTCAACAataaagacaataaaatcacgtaatataaatattgctaattaaaaagTCATAATAAGAATAAATATAATCTAAAAGTActaagtcatgctaaaataagtagaCTAATAAGGGAATATTAATTATATGACTAAAcgctaaagaaaaaataaaaataggttATGCATTTTTATCTAAATTATTACAAAACAAAACATAGATATTTAATACATTGTCATTTCTTATATTGAATTGAACTTTTGCTAGCTATGTATTGATctaattttggtttgagcttttgttagcattatttgagttactaatattAATGGCTATAAAACTTACTTGAACATTCAAAAGTTCTAAGTCTAATcttaaaatatgaaaaattgattctAAAAGATATAGTTATTATAGTAAAATGTTATTATAGAAGATAGTTGTTATAGATGAGTTTGATTGTAATCGCTCATATCATCAAGCTTGAAAACGAATACGTAACTTGTTAGTATAATTTTGAATTACATTATTAGTTAACATTCTTTACTGATAGTGTAGTTAAGTCCGTACCAATTGGAAAATGAAAGGGCaaatatcacttttagcccgcggtcaaaattatttatattctgTAGTTGTAAaagtatataatttttatatattttttgtatataaatacataaatatatatatttttcggctattaaTTTTGAGAACGGCTATACAGTGTCTCAAAAACAAAAGGGCTTTTTTCACTTTTGGCCCGCACCAAAAACTATTTACATTTGGTAATCAGTATAAAATTTGCATAATTTTGTATTTATCATACAAagtgtatatatacaaaaaaatatattatatttttcggctattatttttagagCGATTATAAAGTGTCACTTTACTTGGGTTTCAATGAGGCCCAAACACAGACAGGCCCAAAGTCATGGGGCCGAGAACTCAAGACCTTAAACCCTAGAAGTCAAGTAACCAATTCATCTTCCTCATAAACCCTACCCTCTCTTCTTTTCCCTACCACAAAAAACAAGAGACCAGTAGCTTCTGTAGAAATGGGTAGCGATAGCGAAGTAGAGAAAAGTGCacaaaaggagaagaagaagctGTTGGCCTTAGCCCCTATTGCCAAGCCCCTTGCTGGAAAAAAACTCAACAAACGTATCTTCAAACTTGTTCGCCGAGGTATCCTTTGTACTTCTTAAATAGTTCGATTCATCCATTAGTAATGGCGTGGAAGAgtgttattttacttttttttacaCTCATTTTAGTTTCCGTACCAATAAGGTTGATATTGAGTTGTAGACTTGTAGTTGGTTGATTGATTTACCCTTATTTGTGTTCAGCTGCGGAGAAAAAGTGTTTGAAGAGGGGCGTTAAAGAGGTGGTAAAGAGTATTCGACGCGGTCAAAAAGGGTTAGTCAATTTTTTTGGGTGGTTTATTTCATTTTAAGGTTTTATTTGTATATTGATGGGTATTATGTGTTATATTTCGTGTTTATAGTTATGTGCTCTTTTGTTTAATGGCTTAGGTTTGTTTTTAGATGTCACACTGATGGACATCTTTACTCTTAAGTTATAAGCTTGGAGAAATGTGAATTGAAGAATTTATTCTCTTATTTGTTGTTTCTCAGTACACATACTATAGTTGTATAATTTCAGGGGTTATTTCTGGCTTAATGCATCCTTTTATAATCTTTAGTTACATTTGTAGATCCTATACATTAGTCTAGACTGGGAAATATTTGTTATAAAGTATATTGGGATATATGTACAACTTCAAGTTGGTTCACTACTTAACCAAACATTACTGGAGAAGAATGGGAATGACATAGAGTTTAGGCTATTATAATCCGAGGAGGTTATCTCAGCCTCTTTGAGTGTTCTTGGCATGACAACGTCATTTTTCTATGTTTTGTTAGTGagctgaaaatatttttcaggaaAAATATATATGAAAGAATATTAATATTAGCAATTAGAGagtgttttgatttgatttttgagTGTTAAGATTATTCATAATGTTCAACTGTTAGTTCGAGCAAGTAATATGAAGTTAAGTTAAGATCGTTGTGGAAAATGATTATTGCTCGTAAGTGAGAGAAGTCATTTTCTCCACATTGAAAATTTTCTTATTGTCAAACACCAGAAAATGACTTCCTGTGAAAAGTATTTTTCTGAAAAGTGACTTTTGTCGTACCAAACACAACTTTTCTTCTCCACCTTTTCTTGTCCAGGCTCCAGATAATTATAGTATTTAATTTGCCTATCTGTGCTGTTCTTCCGGACAGCATAGATATTAAAATTGATGGAATAGACTTTACTTTAGGAGTTAACTGCATTTTGAAGGTGACTGGGTTGGAGTAAAGAGTTGGACTGTTGGGTTTATTGCTGTGATGTGCTTTTACATTGACATTGTCTAATCACAGCATGATATAGCAGGCTAGCTTTTCTCAACACTAAATTTTTTCTCTTTATATTGTAATTTAGTTACTTTGACATGAATATTGTTTGCATGGTTTTCACTCATGATACCAGACTAACACTGATGCTATATGAACCTTGTATTTGTCATTTGTATACAAATTTACGAACAGCATATATTGTTGGTGTTTACAGAGTTTCTATATCTCTCATCCTCCATTTGTTTCTGGTGATGTAGAGTGTGTGTCATAGCTGGAAATATATCTCCTATAGATGTCATCACCCATGTTCCAATCCTGTGTGAAGAAGCTGAGATACCATATGTCTATGTCTCCTCAAAAGAAGTAAGCTGGACTTTTCAGGCTTTTATGTCATATATTAATATGTTGTTATCTTGTCTGTTCTTTCACTAGTTACAGTTCATGACTTCCTTTGG is drawn from Nicotiana tomentosiformis chromosome 12, ASM39032v3, whole genome shotgun sequence and contains these coding sequences:
- the LOC104093307 gene encoding H/ACA ribonucleoprotein complex subunit 2-like protein produces the protein MGSDSEVEKSAQKEKKKLLALAPIAKPLAGKKLNKRIFKLVRRAAEKKCLKRGVKEVVKSIRRGQKGVCVIAGNISPIDVITHVPILCEEAEIPYVYVSSKEDLANAGATKRPTCCVLVQTKPAKGGLSQDDQEKLKADYDQVVSEVGEMASSMF